In Candidatus Hydrogenedens sp., the genomic window TTTATTCGTAACCATTATGTAGGGCGCACGTTTATTGAGCCAGACCAAAAAATGCGTGATTTCGGAGTAAAAATAAAATTAAATCCATCTCGGGATACTGTCAAAGGGAAAAGAATAGTCCTTGTAGATGATAGTATTGTCCGTGGGACAACGGCACGAAAGATAATAAAAATGTTGCGACGTTGTAAAGTAAAAGAGATTCACTACCGTGTGGCATCACCGCCTATTATCAACTCATGTTATTATGGAATTGACACACCTGTTAGGGAAAAACTAATTGCATATAAAATGATCAAGAAGGATCAAGAAATAGACGTTGAAAAAATAAGGCAGTATTTAGGGGTTGATACGTTAGCGTATTTAACAATACCCGCAATGCTTGAAGCAACATTTAGTGATAAAGAGCGTTTTTGTACTGCTTGTTTCGATAATAATTATCCTACACCAACTCCTCACGATTTTTACTTACCTCCGAGAAACCATAATGTAATAAAAGATACCAATCTTGATGAAGTTCGTCACGGCCGATAGTAGTATATCGTTCCTATTATTTTATTGTGATTCTGGCATCTTAGGTGATGGAGGAGGTTGTTCTCTACCTCTTCTTAATTGGGCAGGCCTTTGATTATCATAGGGCATACGCTCTTGTTTCCATTCGTATGCCTTTTTCAAAAACCGTTTTATTTCATTTTCGAAGTCAGAGAAAAGAAGGTATAGCTGTATCTTTGATTCCAGAGGTAAATCTAATGATAAATTTTCCACCAACTTGTATTTCTGCTCTTGAATTTCTTTGTCTAACTTTACTAATGTATTAAATTTTTCTTCCAAATTTCCCGATTTTTCTCGTATAGATTTTCTAATCTCATTTGCAAGGTCATTTCTTTTTTTAGTCATCTCCGCTAAAATATCCCGTTGCTCTTCATACTTTCTTACTAAAATGACCGTTTGCTCATTATTAAGTCTTAATTGCTTAGCAATTTTGGCAAGAACTATTTGTTCTAACATTTCTTTAGCAGGGACATCCTCTCCAAGTGGAGGCGGGTTTATATATCCCGGTCCGGGGAAATGACCTCTTTCATCAGGTGGAAAATTAGGCGGTGGACCTTGGGGAGCAGGTTCCATAGGCCCTGGCTGTGCGGTTAGTGTTTGATTTAAAAAGAAAAGTATCGCAATAAAGGTTAAGGTAATCATATACTTTTTCATACGTTATTCTCCGTATAGTTATAGTTTTTTTATCTTACATAGATATATCAAATTCACCCGTCGCATCTGCGAGCGATAATACCAAATCCGAAATTGTAACTGAATGTAGTTCTTCTCCAACATACTCAGTTTGTATGTATTCATCGCTCAGAGATGTCAATACGTCCTCTTCATTAATAGGAATTTCTTCTGCCTTTATCATTTCTATTTGTGGTGAACTTAATTCACTATTGTCGGCTACCTGTGTTACTTTATCTGTTTTTAATACATCTGTCTTGTTAAAAATGGTATTGTATTGATAGCCAATTATAACGCCGATAATAAATAGAGAAATGGTTACCGTATACAAAAGGATTGGCTTGTAATTTAATGTTAACACGGGAATGAAATTAGTTTGTGAAAATTTAGTTAATGTCTTAACCTCTTGGCTAATCTTTTTTGAAACCTCATCAGAAATTGGAACAATAGGAAGATCTTGAAGTGTAGTCGATATTTTACGATACTCAGCTAATTTTTCCGAACATTCACCGCATTGATGTAAATGTTCCCTTTGATTATCATTTAAGACAATAAGGCCATCAATTAATTCAGAAATTTCTTCGTCTGTAAAATGTCTCATTTTATCAATACACCTTTTTCTTTTATTTTTTTTCTTAATTCTGCTCTTGCACGAGCCAAACGACTTCGTACAGTGCCTATCCTACAACCAAGCACTTCTGCAATACTTTCATAATCTAATCCCTGTGTTTCACGAAGTAATAATATTTCTTTATATTCTGGTGATAACTCCAACATACATTCCTGAACTATGTCTATCAATTCTTTACTTTCACTATATGTTAGTGATGAAGGAGAATTATTTTTTTCTTTATGGTTATAGTTCCAACGTTCAAAAAGCCGTACTAAGAAATTCTTTTTCCTCTGGTCATTTCTTAATTGATTTAATGCAAGATTTCGGGCAATTGTAAAAATAAAAGTTTTAAATTGTGCTTTGGGGTCAATTCTATTTATGTTTTTATAAATACGAATAAATGTTTCCTGCACTAAATCTTCGGCATTGTGAGTATCTCGGGTGAGATAGAAACAAAGGGTATAAATTTGATTTTTATACCTCTGAATCAAATTATCAAATGCTTCATTATTTCCTTGTTTTGCTAACGCAACCAATTCCCAATCCTCTAAGGAACGCATTTTATTATTTACCTTTTATAATATTAAACACTTAAAATAGATGAAAGTTCCCAATAACTTTTTTAAATGGAGCATTATTTTCGTTTTACGCGAGGTCCATGGGGTGTATCTTCAACAACCCATCCCTGCTCTAATAGTTGGTTGCGTATTGTATCAGCCAGAGCAAAGTTTTTTTCACGACGAGCCTGCTGACGTTGTAATACTTTTTCCATTATTTCCTGGGGAGTTTCCTCTTCGAATTCTGGATTCAAAATACCGACCACTTGATTTAGCCTATTTAATAGGCTAATTGCATTCTTAACCCCTTGTTCCCCGACTTCCTTCAAATCTATTTTTTTATTAACATCACGGATAAAATCGAAAATAGAAGCAATGGCAGACGAAATATTTAAATCATCATCAAGAGATTCTATAAACATTTTTTCACATTGTGAACATTCTTCAGATAAATCATCTCCTTCACCCTGAATTTCATTTAGACGTAGTCGAAAATCACGAATGCGACGGAGACTATTTTCAGCAGACTCCACAGTTTCGAAGGTAAAGTTATTAGGCTGTCTATAATGTGTGGCAAGTAATACCCAACGTATGGCTATGGGGTCTAAGCCTCGTTCTAACAGGTCTCTTAATGTAAAAAAGTTGCCTAACGATTTTGACATTTTTTTACCATCTACAACCAGATGGGCACAGTGTAACCAATATTTAACGAACGGTTTACCTGTGGCACACTCAGACTGGGCTATTTCATTTTCATGATGTGGAAACATATTATCTATACCACCACAGTGAATATCAAAACTCTCTCCTAAATATTTCATGCTCATTGCAGAACATTCGATATGCCATCCAGGCCTGCCTTTACCTAACTCCGTTTCCCAATAGACATCTCCATCATCTTCATCCCAGGCTTTCCAAAGGGCAAAATCACGGGCGTCTTCCATTTCATATTCATCAGTATCAACCCTACCACTTGCTCCTACTTTTAAGTCATCGATGTTCATGTGGCTTAACTTGCCATATTCTGGAAATGTACTTAAACGGAAATAGATACTTCCATTATGCTCGTAGGTATGTCCGTTCTCTCTCAATTTTTTAATAATCTCAACCATCTCTGGGATATGGTCTGTTGCTCTCGGATAAACATCTGCTTTCTCAATCTGAAGTGTCTCTAAATCCTTAAAGAAGGCTTCAATATAAAAATCAGTAATTTCTTTTAAGGATTTTCCCGTTTCACGACAGGTTCGAATAAGTTTATCCTCGACGTCAGTAATATTCATAACATGGAAAACATCGTATCCCCGAAACGTGAGGTATCTTTTCAGTAAATCCTCAAATATGTATGCACGGAAATTGCCAATGTGTGCGTAGTTATAAACTGTGGGCCCACAAGTATACAGTTTCACTTTTTGAGGTTCTATAGGTTCAAAAGGCTCGACTGTTCTTGTTAACGTATTATAAAAACATACTGCCATCAACTGACCCTTTCTTTACAATAAAATATCGGATAAAGCAATATTTAGATGAACTAACACATTTGATTATAAAAACTTAGCTATCACTATTAGAAATTCTATTCTATTTTTTAGGGATACTAACATGCAAAAACGATTAAGAATAGTACAAGACAAAAACAAAATATCCATTAACTTACATGTAAATCTAATGCGTTCCTTTATTTTCTATAGGCAATTTATAGTGCTTTGGTTATTTCTGAGGGAGGTAAAAGTGGGCGAGGCGGGAATCGAACCCGCATGGCCTTACGGCCAACGGATTTTAAGTCCGTCGTGTATTCCTATTCCACCACTCGCCCACAGTGGAAATTTTGGAGGCGGCACCCGGATTCGAACCGGGGAATGGAAGCTTTGCAGGCTTCTGCCTTACCACTTGGCCATGCCGCCTTTTTAATTTTGTAGTTAAATTTTACAAAGAAAAAGTGCTATAATGCAACTATTAAATAAAATTTTGCTCGTTATGCCTAAAAATCAATGTATTTAAGGATGTTTAGGTATGGAAGATATTGTTTATAAAATTGATGAAAACAATAGAATTACATTTGTTAATGAGGCATGGGATGTTTTTGCAAGAGAGAACAATGGTGATGAAATAGTATCTAAACGGATTATAGGCAGGAATCTTTTTGATTTTATAAGTGATATAACGGTAAAACAAATATATTTAGACTTGATGGAACAGGCTCGTAACAATAAAAAAATAAAAATTGATTTTCGTTGTGACTCACCTACATACAAAAGATATTTGACAATGAGTATTCAATGTAATGAGCCGAATACAATTACCTTTATTACACATTTAATCCGAAAAGAACCCCAAAATTATAAGAGCATTCTTGATTCTAAAGTATTAAGAGTTCGAAAGGTGATACGGATGTGTTCATGGTGTAAGAAGGTAGAATTTGATTCTCAATGGCTTGAATTAGATGAAGTTATTAACAAAGCCAAAATTTTTGATAGCGAGAAGGCACCAATGATTACTCATACTATTTGTGATAATTGTCTCAAATCTTTGGTAAAGGAACAGCAATCTTTTAGGTAGTTCTATGACGGGTTAGTAGAAATAACTTTGATAAAAATTTCTCGTGTTCGTGGTCCATCAAATTCACAGAGGAATATAGATTGCCATGTTCCTAAAACAAGTTTACCTTCGTTGATAATAACTTGCACGGAAGAACCCATTAAAGACGCTTTTACATGGGCAGATGTATTTCCCTCTGAATGATGGTAATCACCATGCCATGGAACAACCTTATCAAGTACATGCTCGATATCAAAAAGCACATCAGGGTCAGCATTTTCATTAATAGTAATTCCAGCGGTAGTGTGTGGAACATAAACAATAACAATACCATTTTGAACATTCGATTCTTGAACCGCTCTGGCTACATACGAATCCAAATTGATAAATTGGGTTCTACGGGCTGTCTTTATCTGAATTTTTTTCATTGAACTAATACTCCAATGTTTTAAGATTTCGTAGTCCAAGAGTCATAGGTAAGAATACAGCAACTATCGTTAAAAGAACAATAAAGATAATTACAGATGTTAATGCTATATAGAAGTCTTCTGGACGAGTAAACTGTGCAAGTACGTTCCACTGTAGTATCACTGTTTGGGCTGTGACAACAAGGGCAATATAGAAAATGCTTAATAACAAATTTAGCGTCCCTCCTAATCCCGAGACAATTCGAGCAGGATTATCTTCTTCAAAACTGGGGTATAAAGCACCTAACCCGACAGCAAGACCTGATAACCCCAAATTCATCAATATAATACTAAATACAGTCAAAGTAAAATATAAAGGCGTTAATTGAAGCATATAACCAGACAGGATCGCTAAAGTTACCGTAAATGGGGCGGAAGTCATAACACTAAGCCAAAATTTTTGCCATACCAACTGTTTTAAGGTAATAGGAGCCAAGCCAATTACCCAGAATCGATGTCCCTCCAAGCTTATCAATGGAAAAATAAAACGACTTGTTAAGGTAGCAAGAATTAAACTTAAGGATGCTATATTCATACACGCGATGAAACTTCGCCACATCTCTTGTTCAAAATATTTTGTGGTGTTCCTCAAATTGGCAATATAAATCGCCATGATACCAAAAAAGATTATAAACTGAGACCACTGCGTAGCGTCTCTCCAGAATAAACGTATATCTTTTACGACTAAAGGCTGATAAGGCTCAGGAATAATCCTTAATATTTTTTCAAGACGCCCCAAAATCCCTCGATTAGGTAATTTAATCCGTTTATTTCCCATCCCTTGTAAGCCAGAAAAACCAGGGTAAAATATAAGTCGAGATAGAAAAGAGGCTACGAGTGTGATGAATAAGGCATTAGCTATCATAAGCATAAACCAGAATATGACGTCGAAAAACTGTCTCTCCTTCGACTTCAACACCCCCTCTGTAAACCAATAAGGTGGAAACAAAGGTGATTGCACATGTGAAGTGGCACTCAGAAACACAGGTAAGATCGTGTCTTCACTTATTTTTGTTCCCCGAAGCATGGTATTTATATACCAAAATAAAAAAATGACACCTAATACACCAAATAAAATCATGAAACGGAGTTTCAATTTAGGAAAAATCAAGACTAAAAATTGTGTAATGATATTTCCAAGTCCTGCTGGAATAATTACAAATGGAGCAAAGAAAATAATTGATGCTATATAAAAGAAAATAGTTGCTTTTGTACTCAGTCCATAAGCAAGTATTAATGGAACACCCAAAAATGCCACTGACCAAGAACTAAATGCTATACATTCAATAAAGCGGACAAAGAATAGTCGGTTAAATGGGATAGGTGTCTGTACTAAAAAATGAATCTCTTCAGCCTTATACAAGGTGAAAAAAGCAATTAAAATATTGGAAAAAATCAAAAATAAGAAAACAGCACTCATTAAAATCATGAACATCCGAGCCATCAACAACTCACCAAAATTCACTTCAATTCCAGCTCTTGACCCGAATTTTAATAACCAGTCGAATCCTTCATAAAGCCCGAAGAAAATACCTAACCATATTGCAATTGCAGAGAAAGTAATAACAGAAATCTTCAACTTTGATTCTTTGCGGATACTCAATATTTGATGTTTCAAGATATTTCGTTTTGCTTCTAATATTGCTAAAATCTGTTCCATAATAGAATTCTTCTGAATATTACTTATACTTCGTCTGTTTCCTTTGTTAACTCTAAAAATACATCCTCTAAGTTTCCTGGTGTATTTGAGAGGGATTTTATTTTATCTACAGAGCCGAATGCACAGAGACGCCCTTGATGAATGATGCCTATAATATCCGCTATCTCCTCTGCAATACTTAACGTATGGGTCGACATAAAGACGGTTAGTCCTTCTTTTTGAGTTTTCTCTTTTAAGTAATCCTTGACGAAACGAATATTCTTTGGGTCAAGTCCTACCCACGGCTCATCAACAATAACTATCTCTGGGTTGTGTAAAAAACAAGCAGTAAATGAGAGTTTTTGTCGCATCCCATGGCTATAGTCTTCAATTAACTGGTCTATAACTGTGGTAAGCCCGAACAGAGATATTAATTCTTCCGTCCGAACCATAAATTCTTTCTCGGAAATTTGATATAACCCTGCAATAAATCTAAGAAACTCTCTACCTGTAAGTTTATCGTAAAGGAAAGGGTGGTCAGGTACAAAACCAATATACTTTTTCGCTTTTACAGGGTCTTGTTGTATGTCAATCCCTGCAATGAGAGCTCGTCCTTCTGTAGGTTTCATTAACCCTGTTAACATTTTTATTGTGGTCGTTTTTCCTGCACCATTAGGCCCTAAAAAACAGAAAAAAGTCCCTTTTGATATCTCTAAATCCAATTTATTGACTGCAATTTTTTCACCAAATTTTTTCGTCAAACCTTCTGTTTTTATCATAGGTACTCCAAAATTCTATGCTTTTGCAAATTTTTTTCCAGGAAATTGTTTTACCAATCCTTTCATTTCCATAATCGTCAACATAGATAACGCTTCAGACACAGGAATGTGACAAGCCAATGCAACTTCATCTACATAAGAACCTTGTGGGTTAAGAATGTCTATGATTGCTTTTTCTTTTTCATTCATTGGTGAGGGGTACGACCTTCCTGCAGGCTGTTCGTTTTTATTTTTTATGACTTGTTTCGTCTCCTTTTGCTGAATCTCATCGTTTGACTTTGTTGTATCTGGTTTATCTATATCAATTGCGGATGCAAGAGGCATCTGAAGTGGCTCTGATAATGTTTCAGGTTTCCATAGTTGTGGAATTTCTTCAAGAATATCTGAAATATGTTCCACAAGTTTTGCCCCCTGTCGAATAAGACTATGTGAACCTTGACTGTTTGCGTATCCTATAGGACCAGGAACAGCAAAAACCGTCTTTCCTTGGTCTACTGCATACTGTGCTGTAATCATGGCACCGCTATTTAAAGGTGCCTCGGTAACTAATGTCCCTAATGAAAAACCACTTATAAATCGATTACGGACAGGAAAATTATTTCCCGTCGGTTTTGTCCCCATAGGGAATGTGGAAATAATAGCCCCTTGACTTTGGATTTGTTGCCACAGTTCTTGATGTTGAGCAGGATAAATAATATCAATTCCACATCCTAAAAACGCTACAGTTCGTCCACCATTTGCTATAGCAGTTTTATGGGCAATGCCATCTACACCTAAAGCAAATCCACTTACAATGGTAAAACCAGCCTGAGATAAACCTCTTGCAAAAATTTCAGTGACCTTTGTGCCATAAGGTGAAATCTTTCGAGTCCCTACAATCGCAATAGAACGTAAATCCTTTTCTAATAATTTTCCTTTGCAATATAACACTAATGGCGGTTCATAAATTTCAGCAAGTGATAAAGGATATTCTGGGTCGTCTAATGTAATTATTGTTACATTGTGTTTGTCTATAAGACGTAACTCATTATCTAAATCTACAACTTCACGATATTGAGCAATTCGATGAGATATTGTTTTCCCGACAACTTCAGCAAGAGCCTTCTCAGATGCAGATAGTACCTCAGAAGGTGCCCCAAATCGAGCAATTAACTTTAAAAAGGTTGCCGAGCCAATTCCTGGTATTAGATAAAGATTTAGCCATTGCTTTATTTGGTCATTCTGCATAATGGCTTTCCAACTTAATTGCTATTGATGTTCTTAATATAGGCGTTTCGATACCACACCTCTCCACCATGGTCTTGCAATAATAAATAACCTTTTTGTGGAAGCTGAGCAAGTGGTGTATCGAATTTTCCGATAGGCATGGTCATTAATGAAATGTCCACATCTAAGACTTTCCATCCGTTCATAGAAACAATAAGATTACTACCCCGACATGTTATATCATAGGAATTCCATTCACCAGGCTGAAAATTCATATTAAACATTGGGGTTGCAACGTCATATAATGAACCACATGAATTCTTGTTTGGTGGCTGACCATAATCTTCGAATACCTGAATCTCAAACCCTTTTTGAACGGGATCTTTTAAGTCAGAACGGAAAAACACACCACTATTGGCTTGTGGTGTTAATTTAAACTCAATATGGAATTCGAAATCTGTTACTTCATTATCAAGATAGGCGATATAACCTCCACCTTTTGAGCCAAAGATATGGAGAATGTCATCAGATGAAAATTCAAATCCATATTTTTTATCTTTATTTGTTACATTTTGCCATTTAGTCTGATTTTCTTTAGAAAATAGGTTTATCCACCCATCTCCTTGAGGAATAGGTGTACATTTACCTATGGGTAATCGCTTCTGGATTATATCGGTACCCTTTGTTGAACATGAAAAAAATGGTATCAGTGTCACAATGATAAAAGGAGTTAAGATATGTTGTATAATTTTCGCTGAACAAATCGATTTTGTATTTATCATAGTCATTCTCCTTTATAAAAATAAATTTTGATATTGAGAGATAATACCATTAATCAATTCCAAAACAAAAGATTGTATAATGATAAAACAACCCTATTTCAATTGAAAAAATAGCAAAAGGAAAGGAAAAATTAAGATGAAAGGAGTTGTATTAGCAGGCGGTTTAGGAACACGACTATTACCTTTAACGCGTGTTACAAATAAACATTTGCTCCCAGTTTACGATAAGCCTATGATTTTTTATCCTATTCAAACTTTGGTAGATGCGGGAATTAAGGATATTATGATTGTCACAGGAGGAAACAATGCAGGAGATTTCCTACGTCTTTTAGGTAACGGAGAAGACTTCGGGCTAAATCAACTTCATTACACCTACCAAAAGATAGAAGGGGGTATTGCCCATGCACTTGCATTAGCGGAGCCTTTTGTTGGAAAAGATAAAATGGTCGTCATATTAGGTGATAATTTTATACAAGGAAGTATTAAAAAAGCAGTAAATGATTTTGAAAAACAACCTGCAGGGGCAAAAATCTTTTTAAAGGAAGTATCTAATCCCCAAGAATTTGGGGTTGCTGTAATAGAACATGGAAAGGTCAAGGAGGTTATTGAAAAGCCTAAAGAACCACCTACAAATTACGCAGTTGTCGGAATTTATATGTATGACTCTGATGTATTTGATATTTGTCGTACCCTAAAACCAAGTGCAAGGGGCGAATTAGAGATTACAGATGTCAACAATGAATATATCCTTCGGGGCACTATGACATATGAATTTTTGGAAGGTTGGTGGGCGGATTGCGGAAGTTTCGAAGCCTTACTTCGTTCAAATATATTAGTTGCAAGAGAAAAAGGTATTAATATATAACAGGGAGAGACATAGAAGGAGGTTTTATGACAGTATACATCTGTAAATATTGTGGGAAAAAAGCCACAAGTGTTCAATCATTAGCGTCCTCTTTTTGTACAAGACATCCTAACGGTCCAGGCAAAGGCAGACATGCTGTTTATGAGGGAGATGAAAAAACAGAATATGTTTGTAAGTTTTGTGGTCGTAAATTTTCATCCATCCAATCGATGTCAGCTAATTTCTGTCTGCGACATCCAAATGGCTCTGGCAAGGGAAGACATGAGCCTATGTTATAAAACGAAATGTATGTTTTAGGAGAGTATATTTCTACTGATTTTAAATTTTTGAGACATTTGTTATAAAATTTAAACCTATACAAACAATTAATAAATATTCGCCCGGGTGGCGGAAATGGCAGACGCGCCAGACTAAGGATCTGGTCCCAGAAATGGGGTAGGAGTTCAATTCTCCTCCCGGGCACTATATAGTTTCTCTTCTATTTATATACCCAAAAAACACCCACATTATCCCTCCCTTTTAAATATTTTGTTATTATTGGGGAATAAAGTTCGATATAATTATATTTCTAAATCATACATTTTCATAAATAAGATTATGATTATTGGGTAGAAAAAAATTAGCACAACATGTTCATGAAAGGAGCGAAATATGGATGTTTTTGAAGCAATTGAATTAAGAAGAGCAGTCAAACAATTTGACCCAAATCACAAAATAACAGAAGAAGAAATACAAAAGTTA contains:
- a CDS encoding sigma-70 family RNA polymerase sigma factor, which produces MRSLEDWELVALAKQGNNEAFDNLIQRYKNQIYTLCFYLTRDTHNAEDLVQETFIRIYKNINRIDPKAQFKTFIFTIARNLALNQLRNDQRKKNFLVRLFERWNYNHKEKNNSPSSLTYSESKELIDIVQECMLELSPEYKEILLLRETQGLDYESIAEVLGCRIGTVRSRLARARAELRKKIKEKGVLIK
- the cysS gene encoding cysteine--tRNA ligase, producing the protein MMAVCFYNTLTRTVEPFEPIEPQKVKLYTCGPTVYNYAHIGNFRAYIFEDLLKRYLTFRGYDVFHVMNITDVEDKLIRTCRETGKSLKEITDFYIEAFFKDLETLQIEKADVYPRATDHIPEMVEIIKKLRENGHTYEHNGSIYFRLSTFPEYGKLSHMNIDDLKVGASGRVDTDEYEMEDARDFALWKAWDEDDGDVYWETELGKGRPGWHIECSAMSMKYLGESFDIHCGGIDNMFPHHENEIAQSECATGKPFVKYWLHCAHLVVDGKKMSKSLGNFFTLRDLLERGLDPIAIRWVLLATHYRQPNNFTFETVESAENSLRRIRDFRLRLNEIQGEGDDLSEECSQCEKMFIESLDDDLNISSAIASIFDFIRDVNKKIDLKEVGEQGVKNAISLLNRLNQVVGILNPEFEEETPQEIMEKVLQRQQARREKNFALADTIRNQLLEQGWVVEDTPHGPRVKRK
- a CDS encoding secondary thiamine-phosphate synthase enzyme YjbQ, with the translated sequence MKKIQIKTARRTQFINLDSYVARAVQESNVQNGIVIVYVPHTTAGITINENADPDVLFDIEHVLDKVVPWHGDYHHSEGNTSAHVKASLMGSSVQVIINEGKLVLGTWQSIFLCEFDGPRTREIFIKVISTNPS
- a CDS encoding ABC transporter ATP-binding protein, which encodes MIKTEGLTKKFGEKIAVNKLDLEISKGTFFCFLGPNGAGKTTTIKMLTGLMKPTEGRALIAGIDIQQDPVKAKKYIGFVPDHPFLYDKLTGREFLRFIAGLYQISEKEFMVRTEELISLFGLTTVIDQLIEDYSHGMRQKLSFTACFLHNPEIVIVDEPWVGLDPKNIRFVKDYLKEKTQKEGLTVFMSTHTLSIAEEIADIIGIIHQGRLCAFGSVDKIKSLSNTPGNLEDVFLELTKETDEV
- the dprA gene encoding DNA-processing protein DprA; protein product: MQNDQIKQWLNLYLIPGIGSATFLKLIARFGAPSEVLSASEKALAEVVGKTISHRIAQYREVVDLDNELRLIDKHNVTIITLDDPEYPLSLAEIYEPPLVLYCKGKLLEKDLRSIAIVGTRKISPYGTKVTEIFARGLSQAGFTIVSGFALGVDGIAHKTAIANGGRTVAFLGCGIDIIYPAQHQELWQQIQSQGAIISTFPMGTKPTGNNFPVRNRFISGFSLGTLVTEAPLNSGAMITAQYAVDQGKTVFAVPGPIGYANSQGSHSLIRQGAKLVEHISDILEEIPQLWKPETLSEPLQMPLASAIDIDKPDTTKSNDEIQQKETKQVIKNKNEQPAGRSYPSPMNEKEKAIIDILNPQGSYVDEVALACHIPVSEALSMLTIMEMKGLVKQFPGKKFAKA
- a CDS encoding DUF1080 domain-containing protein, whose product is MINTKSICSAKIIQHILTPFIIVTLIPFFSCSTKGTDIIQKRLPIGKCTPIPQGDGWINLFSKENQTKWQNVTNKDKKYGFEFSSDDILHIFGSKGGGYIAYLDNEVTDFEFHIEFKLTPQANSGVFFRSDLKDPVQKGFEIQVFEDYGQPPNKNSCGSLYDVATPMFNMNFQPGEWNSYDITCRGSNLIVSMNGWKVLDVDISLMTMPIGKFDTPLAQLPQKGYLLLQDHGGEVWYRNAYIKNINSN
- a CDS encoding sugar phosphate nucleotidyltransferase, with the translated sequence MKGVVLAGGLGTRLLPLTRVTNKHLLPVYDKPMIFYPIQTLVDAGIKDIMIVTGGNNAGDFLRLLGNGEDFGLNQLHYTYQKIEGGIAHALALAEPFVGKDKMVVILGDNFIQGSIKKAVNDFEKQPAGAKIFLKEVSNPQEFGVAVIEHGKVKEVIEKPKEPPTNYAVVGIYMYDSDVFDICRTLKPSARGELEITDVNNEYILRGTMTYEFLEGWWADCGSFEALLRSNILVAREKGINI
- a CDS encoding C2H2-type zinc finger protein; translation: MTVYICKYCGKKATSVQSLASSFCTRHPNGPGKGRHAVYEGDEKTEYVCKFCGRKFSSIQSMSANFCLRHPNGSGKGRHEPML